From Neospora caninum Liverpool complete genome, chromosome VIII, a single genomic window includes:
- a CDS encoding putative UPF0101 protein CGI-137, with protein MRNRPNILVTGTPGVGKTTFCRQLAQETGMEHVNVGQLIKDERLFTEWDDEKNCSIFDEDLVVNKLEDIVCDGNKIVDFHSCDFMPDEWFDFVYVLRADTAVLYDRLEKRHYKEDKIRENVECEIFRVLLDEAIEAFGEDKVKELQSNNFSDLTDNVSTVTTSVKLWSPA; from the coding sequence ATGCGAAACCGTCCGAATATTCTCGTGACGGGAACCCCAGGCGTGGGCAAAACAACGTTCTGTCGCCAACTTGCCCAGGAGACGGGGATGGAACACGTGAATGTGGGGCAGCTTATTAAGGACGAGCGATTGTTCACTGAATGGGATGACGAAAAAAACTGTAGCATTTTTGATGAGGACTTGGTGGTGAATAAGCTCGAGGATATTGTCTGTGATGGTAATAAAATTGTTGACTTCCACTCGTGCGACTTCATGCCAGATGAGTGGTTTGACTTCGTGTACGTCCTGCGAGCCGATACTGCCGTCCTTTACGACCGCCTTGAGAAGCGCCATTATAAGGAGGATAAAATCCGGGAAAACGTGGAGTGCGAAATCTTCAGAGTGTTGCTTGACGAAGCTATCGAGGCCTTTGGTGAGGACAAAGTGAAAGAACTACAAAGCAATAATTTCAGCGACCTTACTGACAATGTTTCCACGGTCACGACTTCCGTGAAACTGTGGTCCCCGGCATAG